Genomic DNA from Scatophagus argus isolate fScaArg1 chromosome 15, fScaArg1.pri, whole genome shotgun sequence:
ATGAAGAGGCACACTTTGAATTGAACGCGTCACGTGCCTCTTCGTTCTGACGTTTTCACTTTTTCCCAGGTTTCCAGGTTTTATTTTTCCGTGCTTAGGAGTCCATCCTGTTCAGCAGGTGTCCCCAGAACAGCAGAGGGGGGCTTCTCTCCAGGTAGGGGCGAATTTAAAGGGTCGGTCCACTCAAATTAGTACAGCAGTGGTGTCTAGCCAGGCACGTGGTTTTTGTTATTTGATACTTCATTTATGTGTTCACTTCATTAATCTgctatttccattttgttttactaTTTTAATTATACTTACTGTTTACTAGTGTCATTTTGCATTTACAATTACCACCTTGCCTACTTTCTGCGAGAACTTAAGTTGTTCTTGTGAAAACTATGCCAGGTGTGGTGTGGTCGCTGAGTAGCAGGTACGGTGTTTCTGGTAGGACATGTtgctttggggttttttttttttcccttttcaaaatgtaatttttttatgGTATAAATCTCAGACTCTCAGAGGCAGATACTTCAAAACTTGGACAAGAGACTTTTTCCTCATAGATAAGaactgttttttctgtctttgataTAGGATCTAGATGCTGCTCTGCCCataatagaaaaatacaaagaccACCTTGTGGCTATTGGAGAGGTAATAATTTAATATCTCCGATGTGACTTAACGGAGTAGCACTTGTCTGTCTTGGCTTTcttttgcattcattttaacaGTTAACTCTGCACCTGTTATTTTAGGTGGGTTTGGATTTTACTCCCAGGTATGTCAGCAGTGATGGTGACAAAGACAGCCAACGGCAGGTCCTCATTCGTCAGGCTCAGATAGCCAAGGAACTGGATCTCCCTCTGTGAGTCATACTGCAGTCATGTGGATGATATTAACTCTGCTGGTAAAAACTGAATTCAAGCTTCGTTCAAGTCAGTGTGTGGGTGCCTTTTTTCTGATAATATTTGAATTTAAGACAAATATTATTTAAGACTATAATTTAAGGCTCACACACAATACTGGATATTAAGGAAACCATCAGTAATTACCCATTACAGCTATTGGTGGCATTCCCACAATTTCatgacacatttttcactgtatttttttatttattatattcttttttaaattcatctaAGGCAGTGCAGCATTGCTGTCCTAAAGAATCAAGCCAAACTTTAGCATTTGTGCTTGCAGAAACATCAAGTAGAAAATGAATGCATCTTTTAGGATACATGTGTCATGATGGCAAAATAAAGTCGGTATGTGCAGTAACATGAAAGTCATAATTTGACCTCCatacttttctgtgttttttattcctAGAAATGTCCATTCACGGTCTGCAGGACGACCCACCATCCACCTCCTGCAGGAGCAAGGTAACACAGCAGAGTTTGCATTTACCTCTTGACAAACTGTTACTGAGTATTGAGAAGTAAACTGCAGTTCCTCTGAAATGTCACTAGGGGTCAAAAATGCCCTGCTTCATGCTTTCGATGGGAAACCGTCTGTTGCCATGGAGGGGGTAAAGGCTGGATATTTCTTTTCTATCCCACCCTCCATAATACGGAGTGAGCAGGTACGGCAGAGCACCTGAACATGTTACATTTACGCTGTACCCAACCTGCTTTTAATTTCAACACATGTACTCTTACACATGCGTATCCCCGTTTGTCACGTCTTTGTGCAAACAGATCATTTGAATGTCTTTGCCCTTTATATGTTGGCCTGTACAGTTTGCACAACTGAACTACTGACACGGTCTCCTCAGATAGCACAGACGTGTTTACTTGGTTGTTATTGGTTGACTTTATCACGTTTAATGTtaatgattgatgatgatttcTTTGTGCGTTTTCCACCAAGAAGCAGAAACTTGTGAAACAGCTGCCCTTAGAGAACATCTGTCTAGAAACCGACTCGCCCGCTCTCGGTCCAGAAAAGCAGGTAAAGTAGTTTTTCTCTCAGGTTAAAATAAAGGAGGAGTCCAAAAACAAATGGTATTTGCCTGTGATAtcctttttcccctttttattTGAGTAAAATAAAACCTGTCTTGCTTTGTGTCCTGAATGCAGGTGAGAAATGAGCCCCATAACATCAGTATTTCTGCTGAGTACATCAGTAAGGTCAAAGGAGTGTCGCTGCAGACGGTGGTGGAGGTGACCACACAGAACGCTCTCCGACTCTTTCCAAAGCTAAAGTCTGCCATCAGAGCCTGACAAAGCTTCAGAAGTTTCCTTCATCATATGTCCAACTTAATGTGGAAGTGGGATCGAACCATGATGCCCTGAAG
This window encodes:
- the LOC124071852 gene encoding tatD DNase domain containing 3-like isoform X1; translation: MSVRMRSLNLRAEEANVLVLSLVHMHGYVDCHCHISAGDFDKDIDEVIESSKKAGLLALLAVAEHAGEFDKIIDLSQRFPGFIFPCLGVHPVQQVSPEQQRGASLQDLDAALPIIEKYKDHLVAIGEVGLDFTPRYVSSDGDKDSQRQVLIRQAQIAKELDLPLNVHSRSAGRPTIHLLQEQGVKNALLHAFDGKPSVAMEGVKAGYFFSIPPSIIRSEQKQKLVKQLPLENICLETDSPALGPEKQVRNEPHNISISAEYISKVKGVSLQTVVEVTTQNALRLFPKLKSAIRA
- the LOC124071852 gene encoding tatD DNase domain containing 3-like isoform X2, coding for MSVRMRSLNLRAEEANVLVLSLVHMHGYVDCHCHISAGDFDKDIDEVIESSKKAGLLALLAVAEHAGEFDKIIDLSQRFPGFIFPCLGVHPVQQVSPEQQRGASLQDLDAALPIIEKYKDHLVAIGEVGLDFTPRYVSSDGDKDSQRQVLIRQAQIAKELDLPLNVHSRSAGRPTIHLLQEQGVKNALLHAFDGKPSVAMEGVKAGYFFSIPPSIIRSEQQKLVKQLPLENICLETDSPALGPEKQVRNEPHNISISAEYISKVKGVSLQTVVEVTTQNALRLFPKLKSAIRA